A genomic segment from Dietzia psychralcaliphila encodes:
- a CDS encoding acyl-CoA dehydrogenase: MRFSLDPEIIDFAASIDSLLAKSDMPSVIRAWSAGDTGPGTTVWGRVAETGAAALLIDEDAGGAGATAVEAVVALEVMGRYAVPGPVTESVMVAPRIAAALNATAPDTAGELAGGAFASVAVPGVSPFAPDAHVAAHLWIADDDKVFTGEAGEARRSVDRARTVTTPTRGDQVGAASTVDLVNHGALGTAAQLMGLGRAMLDMSVDYATQRSQYGKVIGQYQALKHQLAEVAIALEMARPLLWAGALAVAENPDDPAAAVRDVSAARVAVADAAYLSARTALQIHGAIGYTLEHDLGLLLTKTRALQTAWGTQSYHRGRVLDSLESAR, from the coding sequence ATGAGATTCTCACTCGATCCGGAGATCATCGACTTCGCGGCGAGCATCGACTCGCTGCTGGCCAAATCCGACATGCCGTCGGTCATCCGGGCCTGGAGCGCCGGTGACACCGGCCCCGGCACCACCGTGTGGGGCAGGGTCGCCGAGACCGGCGCCGCCGCCCTGCTCATCGACGAGGACGCGGGCGGGGCCGGGGCCACCGCCGTCGAGGCCGTCGTGGCGCTGGAGGTCATGGGGCGATACGCCGTCCCCGGGCCGGTCACCGAGTCGGTGATGGTCGCACCCCGCATCGCGGCCGCGCTGAACGCGACAGCGCCCGACACCGCGGGCGAGCTCGCCGGCGGCGCGTTCGCCTCGGTCGCCGTGCCGGGCGTCTCCCCGTTCGCACCCGACGCCCATGTCGCCGCGCACCTGTGGATCGCGGACGACGACAAGGTGTTCACCGGCGAGGCCGGAGAGGCCCGTCGTTCGGTGGATCGCGCCCGCACCGTCACCACCCCGACCCGCGGCGACCAGGTCGGCGCGGCGAGCACCGTCGACCTGGTCAACCACGGGGCGTTGGGCACCGCGGCCCAGCTCATGGGCCTGGGGCGGGCCATGCTCGACATGAGCGTGGACTACGCCACGCAGCGCTCGCAGTACGGCAAGGTCATCGGCCAGTACCAGGCGCTCAAGCACCAGCTCGCCGAGGTCGCGATCGCGCTCGAGATGGCCCGCCCCCTGCTGTGGGCCGGCGCACTCGCGGTGGCCGAGAACCCCGACGATCCGGCCGCCGCCGTCCGGGACGTCTCCGCCGCCCGCGTGGCCGTCGCCGACGCCGCCTACCTGTCCGCCCGCACGGCGCTGCAGATCCACGGCGCGATCGGCTACACCCTTGAGCACGATCTGGGCCTCCTGCTCACCAAGACCCGTGCACTGCAGACCGCGTGGGGTACGCAGAGCTACCACCGCGGGCGTGTCCTGGACAGCCTGGAGAGTGCGCGATGA
- a CDS encoding acyl-CoA dehydrogenase family protein — MDLDLDASTQEFRLEVREWLAANVPAEPLPHMDTREGFEAHREWERTMADARMSVVSWPEEFGGRDCGLVNWVVFEEEYFRAGAPLRVSQNGIFLLAPTLFDHATPEQLAHIMPRMARADDIWAQAWSEPEAGSDLASLRSTATRVDGGWVLNGQKVWSTRASFADKGFGLFRTDPDEPRHKGLTYFMFDLRAEGVTVRPIDQLDGLPGFAELFLEDVFVPDDPADPAESGVIGEVNQGWKVAMSTANNERGLSLRSPGRFLATTDRLLDLWGSAEADLDERTRGELADRVVDAWIGSRAYELSTWNTVTTLTGGANLGFESSINKVFWSNWDIATHETALDVLGTAGELAGEQWMDGYLFALAGPIYAGTNEVQKNIIAERLLGLPRG; from the coding sequence GTGGATCTGGATCTTGACGCCTCGACACAGGAGTTCCGCCTCGAGGTTCGCGAGTGGCTCGCGGCCAACGTGCCCGCCGAGCCGCTGCCGCACATGGACACCCGCGAGGGTTTCGAGGCCCACCGCGAGTGGGAGCGCACGATGGCCGACGCGCGCATGTCGGTCGTGTCCTGGCCGGAGGAGTTCGGCGGCCGGGACTGCGGCCTGGTCAACTGGGTGGTCTTCGAGGAGGAGTACTTCCGCGCGGGCGCCCCGCTGCGCGTGAGCCAGAACGGCATCTTCCTCCTGGCGCCGACCCTGTTCGACCACGCGACCCCCGAGCAGCTCGCGCACATCATGCCGCGCATGGCCCGCGCCGACGACATCTGGGCGCAGGCCTGGTCCGAGCCGGAGGCGGGTTCGGACCTGGCGTCGTTGCGCTCCACCGCCACCCGCGTCGACGGCGGCTGGGTCCTGAACGGCCAGAAAGTGTGGTCCACCCGCGCCTCCTTCGCGGACAAGGGCTTCGGCCTGTTCCGGACCGACCCGGACGAGCCCCGCCACAAGGGCCTGACCTACTTCATGTTCGACCTGCGGGCCGAGGGCGTCACCGTGCGCCCGATCGACCAGCTCGACGGCCTGCCCGGCTTCGCCGAGCTGTTCCTCGAGGACGTCTTCGTTCCCGACGACCCCGCGGACCCGGCAGAGTCCGGCGTGATCGGCGAGGTCAACCAGGGGTGGAAGGTGGCCATGTCCACCGCCAACAACGAGCGCGGGCTCTCCCTGCGCTCGCCGGGGCGCTTCCTGGCCACGACTGACCGGCTGCTCGACCTCTGGGGCTCGGCCGAGGCGGATCTCGACGAGCGCACCCGCGGCGAGCTGGCCGATCGCGTGGTGGACGCCTGGATCGGCTCCCGCGCCTACGAGCTCAGCACCTGGAACACCGTCACCACGCTCACCGGCGGCGCCAACCTGGGGTTCGAGTCCTCCATCAACAAGGTCTTCTGGTCGAACTGGGACATCGCCACCCACGAGACCGCCCTGGACGTACTCGGCACGGCGGGCGAACTCGCCGGCGAGCAGTGGATGGACGGCTACCTGTTCGCCCTCGCCGGGCCCATCTACGCGGGCACGAACGAAGTCCAGAAGAACATCATCGCCGAGCGGCTCCTCGGCCTACCGCGCGGCTGA
- a CDS encoding acyl-CoA dehydrogenase family protein, whose amino-acid sequence MTQSTRPASEMTDDEFAAEFRTWLDDNLTGDFAEIKGTGGPGSEHQFFARRLAWERHMAEAGWTCVGWPVEYGGRGASLSQQVRVHEEYAKADAPARVSHLGETLLGPTLIAHGTQEQKDRFLPRILDVTELWAQGYSEPGAGSDLANVSTTARLGEDGRWHLHGQKVWTSLAHLSQWVFVVARTEEGTSRHKGLSFLLVPLDQPGVEIRPIQQLTGTSEFNEVFFDDAVTDAGMIVGERGEGWKVAMTLLEFERGVSTLGQQVGFARELDQIVAMARSNGNAEVPAVRERITRAWVGLKVIRAHALRTLAERDASGGNASAAKLLWATWHRDLGELAMTVQGAESLTGPTHDSEGAANDLHDPEHLELARWQRLFLFTRSDTIYGGSNEIQRNIISERVLGLPREARPS is encoded by the coding sequence ATGACCCAGAGCACCAGGCCGGCGTCGGAGATGACCGACGACGAGTTCGCCGCGGAGTTCCGCACGTGGCTGGACGACAACCTGACCGGAGACTTCGCCGAGATCAAGGGCACCGGCGGGCCCGGCAGCGAGCACCAGTTCTTCGCCCGACGCCTGGCCTGGGAGCGGCACATGGCCGAGGCCGGGTGGACCTGCGTGGGCTGGCCGGTCGAGTACGGCGGCCGCGGGGCATCCCTGAGCCAGCAGGTCCGCGTGCACGAGGAGTACGCCAAGGCCGACGCCCCGGCGCGGGTGTCGCACCTGGGCGAGACGCTGCTCGGGCCCACCCTCATCGCGCACGGTACGCAGGAGCAGAAGGACCGTTTCCTGCCGCGGATCCTCGACGTCACCGAACTGTGGGCGCAGGGGTACTCCGAGCCCGGCGCCGGATCCGATCTGGCGAACGTGTCCACCACCGCGCGCCTGGGCGAGGACGGCAGATGGCATCTGCACGGGCAGAAGGTGTGGACCTCCCTGGCGCACCTGAGCCAGTGGGTGTTCGTCGTGGCCCGGACCGAGGAGGGGACCAGCCGTCACAAGGGCCTGAGTTTCCTGCTGGTGCCGCTGGACCAGCCGGGCGTCGAGATCAGGCCGATCCAGCAGCTCACCGGGACCTCGGAGTTCAACGAGGTCTTCTTCGACGACGCCGTCACCGACGCCGGAATGATCGTGGGGGAGCGGGGCGAGGGCTGGAAGGTCGCCATGACCCTGCTGGAGTTCGAGCGGGGTGTGTCGACGCTCGGTCAACAGGTGGGCTTCGCCCGCGAGCTCGACCAGATCGTGGCCATGGCCCGGTCCAACGGCAACGCGGAGGTCCCCGCGGTGCGCGAACGGATCACGCGCGCCTGGGTCGGGCTCAAGGTGATCCGCGCCCATGCACTGCGTACCCTCGCCGAGCGCGACGCCTCCGGGGGTAACGCCTCCGCGGCCAAACTCCTGTGGGCCACCTGGCACCGCGATCTGGGCGAACTGGCGATGACCGTGCAGGGGGCGGAGTCGCTCACCGGGCCCACGCACGACTCCGAGGGCGCGGCCAACGACCTGCACGACCCGGAGCATCTCGAGTTGGCGCGGTGGCAGCGGCTCTTCCTGTTCACCCGCTCCGACACCATCTACGGCGGATCCAACGAGATCCAGCGCAACATCATCTCCGAGCGCGTGCTCGGACTACCCCGAGAGGCCAGGCCGTCATGA
- a CDS encoding FadD3 family acyl-CoA ligase, with protein sequence MTDRPAAATRDVETTAAALRRAAELWPDREAIADVQPGQDTRWTWSQLLDEVRRFAAGLITRGVGHGDRVVIWAPNTRHWIVAALGVQYAGGTVVPANTRYTGSETLELVQRTNASAAVVAGAFLGAERIAELTSAAGGSLAGATTLRILVRIPLDGGDTAATDIDVLDLTDLQSLATESTLADADTRADAVTGEDVADILFTSGTTGKSKGVVALHRQTVAGARAWGSNGGLTERDRYLIVNPFFHSFGYKAGFLVCTLFGATIIPLAVYSPTETMRLIQQERASVLPGAPTIFQTILDAPDRSRFDLSSLRLAVTGASVVPVVLVERMQSDLGLETVLTAYGQTETMGFITTTTADDDDVTVATTCGRAYPGMEIRIGDKGEILTRGEMVMQGYLDDPENTADTIDPDGWLHTGDVGEIDSHGNLRITDRLKDMYITGGFNVYPAEVEQTLARLDGVVETAVIGVPDDRMGEVGKAFVVLRDGSSLTEEDVLGFCREHLANFKRPRAVEFVESFPRNASGKILKTDLR encoded by the coding sequence ATGACCGACCGCCCCGCCGCCGCCACCCGCGACGTCGAGACCACCGCCGCAGCCCTGCGACGGGCGGCGGAACTCTGGCCGGACCGCGAGGCGATCGCCGACGTCCAGCCCGGCCAGGACACCCGGTGGACGTGGTCGCAGCTGCTCGACGAGGTCCGCCGGTTCGCCGCGGGCCTCATCACGCGCGGAGTCGGCCACGGTGACCGCGTGGTGATCTGGGCGCCCAACACCCGCCACTGGATCGTGGCCGCGCTCGGTGTGCAGTACGCCGGCGGGACGGTGGTCCCCGCCAACACCCGCTACACCGGTAGCGAGACGCTCGAACTGGTCCAGCGGACGAACGCGTCCGCCGCGGTCGTGGCGGGCGCCTTTCTCGGCGCCGAGCGGATCGCCGAGCTGACCTCAGCGGCGGGCGGATCGCTCGCCGGCGCCACCACACTGCGGATCCTCGTGCGGATCCCCCTCGACGGCGGCGACACCGCGGCCACCGACATCGACGTCCTCGACCTGACCGACCTCCAGTCGCTGGCCACGGAGTCCACCCTCGCCGACGCGGACACGCGCGCGGATGCCGTGACGGGCGAGGACGTGGCCGACATCCTGTTCACCTCCGGCACCACCGGCAAGAGCAAGGGCGTAGTGGCGTTGCACCGCCAGACCGTCGCGGGGGCACGCGCGTGGGGCTCGAACGGAGGGCTGACCGAACGCGACCGCTACCTCATCGTCAACCCGTTCTTCCACAGCTTCGGCTACAAGGCCGGATTCCTGGTCTGCACGCTCTTCGGCGCCACGATCATCCCCCTGGCGGTGTACTCGCCCACCGAGACCATGCGGCTCATCCAGCAGGAGCGAGCCTCGGTCCTGCCGGGCGCGCCCACGATCTTCCAGACGATCCTGGACGCTCCCGACCGCTCGCGTTTCGACCTGTCCTCCCTGCGTCTCGCGGTGACCGGCGCGTCGGTGGTCCCGGTGGTGCTGGTCGAGCGGATGCAGTCCGACCTGGGGCTGGAGACGGTCCTCACCGCGTACGGCCAGACCGAGACGATGGGTTTCATCACCACCACCACCGCGGACGACGACGACGTCACCGTGGCCACCACCTGCGGCCGCGCCTACCCCGGCATGGAGATCCGGATCGGCGACAAGGGCGAGATCCTCACCCGGGGCGAGATGGTCATGCAGGGGTATCTCGACGACCCGGAGAACACCGCGGACACCATCGACCCCGACGGCTGGCTCCACACCGGGGACGTGGGCGAGATCGACTCCCACGGCAATCTGCGCATCACCGACCGCCTCAAGGACATGTACATCACGGGCGGGTTCAACGTGTACCCCGCGGAGGTCGAGCAGACGCTCGCGCGCTTGGACGGGGTGGTCGAGACCGCCGTCATCGGTGTCCCCGACGACCGGATGGGCGAGGTCGGAAAGGCCTTCGTGGTGCTCCGAGACGGTTCATCGCTCACCGAGGAGGACGTCCTCGGGTTCTGCCGCGAGCACCTGGCCAACTTCAAACGCCCCCGCGCGGTCGAGTTCGTCGAGTCCTTCCCGCGCAACGCCTCGGGCAAGATCCTCAAGACCGACCTGCGATGA
- a CDS encoding IS1380 family transposase, whose protein sequence is MKRTSWSSGLSVTADGVGVISHAGALAPRLLADRVGLTAELSGAMARRRFNPVHDRGRVLTDVAVMLADGGETISDIGVLRHQSEVLGPVASAPTVWRTLDEVTAGKRKKIQVARARTRRHVWSRLPGGVPASTCAGRNLGSTIVLDVDATIVVTHSEKENTAPTYKRTFGYHPIGVWCDNTEEFLAASLRPGNAGSNTASDHIDVLGQAIAQIPAARRRDLLIRSDGAGASHDLLNWVTDQNRVRGRRVEYSVGFSVTAPIRRAIAIAPEEAWGPALNQSGEIRDGAEVAELTGILPPKMLAKWPEGMRVIVRRERPHPGAQLSMFEEIDGWRYQAFVTNTATGQLHFLEARHRAHARVEDRIRHAKDTGLGRLPSREFALNQAWLVAVMIAADLVAWTRMLACTGAAAVLALCEPKALRYRFLHVAARLTRSGRRRRVKIPETWPWATAIEAVFQTIAAIPKPA, encoded by the coding sequence AGCGTACTTCGTGGTCGTCTGGTCTGTCTGTTACCGCTGATGGTGTCGGGGTGATTTCTCACGCCGGGGCTCTGGCGCCGCGTCTGCTGGCGGACCGTGTGGGGCTCACGGCCGAACTGTCCGGGGCTATGGCTCGCCGCCGGTTCAATCCCGTTCACGATCGCGGCCGGGTTCTGACTGATGTCGCGGTGATGCTCGCCGACGGTGGCGAGACGATCTCCGATATCGGGGTCCTGCGCCACCAGTCAGAGGTCCTGGGCCCGGTGGCCTCGGCACCGACGGTGTGGCGCACCCTGGACGAGGTCACCGCAGGTAAGCGGAAGAAGATCCAGGTCGCTCGTGCCCGCACCCGGCGGCATGTGTGGTCCCGCCTGCCAGGTGGAGTTCCCGCATCCACATGTGCAGGTCGTAACCTGGGATCAACGATCGTGCTGGATGTGGACGCCACCATCGTGGTCACCCACAGCGAAAAAGAGAACACCGCTCCGACGTACAAGCGCACGTTCGGCTACCACCCGATCGGCGTGTGGTGCGACAACACAGAAGAGTTCCTCGCCGCGAGTCTGCGTCCGGGCAACGCGGGGTCGAACACCGCCTCCGACCACATCGACGTCCTGGGCCAGGCGATCGCGCAGATCCCCGCCGCCCGCCGTCGTGATCTGCTGATCCGCTCCGACGGTGCCGGCGCCTCCCACGACCTGTTGAACTGGGTCACCGACCAGAACCGTGTTCGTGGTCGACGCGTGGAGTACTCGGTCGGGTTCTCGGTCACCGCCCCGATACGCCGAGCGATCGCGATCGCCCCCGAGGAGGCGTGGGGTCCGGCACTGAACCAGTCCGGCGAAATCCGCGACGGGGCCGAGGTCGCGGAACTGACAGGGATCCTGCCGCCGAAGATGCTCGCGAAATGGCCCGAGGGGATGCGGGTCATCGTCCGCCGCGAACGACCCCACCCAGGCGCCCAGTTGTCGATGTTCGAGGAGATCGACGGGTGGCGCTACCAGGCATTTGTCACCAACACCGCCACCGGTCAACTGCACTTCCTAGAAGCCAGGCACCGGGCGCACGCCCGCGTCGAAGACCGAATCCGCCACGCCAAAGACACCGGCCTGGGCCGCCTTCCCTCACGCGAATTCGCCCTCAACCAGGCCTGGCTCGTAGCGGTGATGATCGCCGCGGACCTGGTGGCCTGGACGCGGATGCTTGCCTGCACCGGCGCCGCCGCCGTGCTCGCCTTGTGCGAGCCCAAAGCGCTGCGCTACCGCTTCCTTCACGTCGCCGCCAGACTGACCCGTAGCGGCCGCAGGCGCCGGGTGAAGATCCCCGAAACCTGGCCTTGGGCCACCGCCATCGAAGCCGTCTTCCAGACCATCGCCGCGATCCCCAAACCCGCCTGA
- a CDS encoding enoyl-CoA hydratase yields the protein MTDAPIPPVLGVDDLGPDTQPVAYEVAGGTAYVTLNRPDFRNAQNSVMTYSLDNAFIKAVEDDSVKVIVLRANGKHFSAGHDIGTTERDHHVEYPNRASIWWDHTTRGGGDRRLARETEVYVQMCRRWREIPKPMIAQVHGACIAGGLMLAWVCDFIVASDDAFFSDPVVKMGIPGVEYFAHAFVLGPRRAKEILYTGRRFGAAEALDWGMLNHVVPRDELQAKVDEIAGEIATMPAFGLTLAKKVINSNEDQMGLQTSLDTAFGWHMFAHSANAEPDDTDSFSTSLGGMDARSMRDSANKGSTGKNEG from the coding sequence ATGACCGACGCACCCATCCCTCCGGTCCTCGGTGTAGACGACCTCGGCCCGGACACGCAGCCGGTCGCCTACGAGGTCGCGGGCGGCACCGCCTACGTCACCCTCAACCGTCCCGACTTCCGCAACGCGCAGAACTCGGTGATGACGTACTCGCTGGACAATGCCTTCATCAAGGCCGTCGAGGACGACTCGGTCAAGGTGATCGTCCTGCGCGCCAACGGCAAGCACTTCTCCGCAGGCCACGACATCGGCACCACAGAACGCGACCACCATGTCGAGTACCCCAACCGCGCCTCGATCTGGTGGGACCACACCACCCGCGGGGGCGGCGACCGGCGACTGGCCCGCGAGACCGAGGTCTACGTGCAGATGTGCCGGCGCTGGCGAGAGATCCCCAAGCCGATGATCGCCCAGGTCCACGGCGCGTGCATCGCCGGCGGCCTCATGCTGGCGTGGGTCTGCGACTTCATCGTGGCCTCCGACGACGCGTTCTTCTCCGACCCCGTGGTCAAGATGGGCATTCCGGGTGTCGAGTACTTCGCCCACGCCTTCGTGCTGGGCCCCCGACGCGCCAAGGAGATCCTCTACACCGGTCGCAGATTCGGCGCGGCCGAGGCGCTGGACTGGGGAATGCTCAACCACGTCGTGCCCCGCGACGAACTGCAGGCCAAGGTCGACGAGATCGCCGGGGAGATCGCGACGATGCCCGCCTTCGGTCTCACGCTGGCCAAGAAGGTCATCAACTCCAACGAGGACCAGATGGGTCTGCAGACCTCGCTGGACACGGCGTTCGGCTGGCACATGTTCGCCCACTCTGCCAACGCCGAACCCGACGACACAGACTCGTTCTCTACCTCCCTCGGCGGGATGGACGCGCGGTCCATGCGCGACAGCGCGAACAAGGGCTCGACCGGGAAGAACGAGGGCTGA
- a CDS encoding SDR family oxidoreductase, producing the protein MTQHKSPLAASPLSTVPEETSGHGLLAGKKVVVTAAAGTGIGFSAARRAALEGADVLVSDFHERRMNEARDTLAAEFPEQRFEAITCNVQSTSDVDALISGAAEKLGRIDVLVNNAGFGGEGELVDMTDEDWDRVLDITLNGTFRATRAALRYFRDVPHNGVIVNNASVLGWRAQRAQAHYAAAKAGVMALTRCSAIEGADFGVRINAIAPSIARHAFLEKSASAELLDELAAKEAFGRAADVWEVAATIAMLASDYTTYLTGEVVSISSQRA; encoded by the coding sequence ATGACCCAGCACAAGTCCCCCCTCGCCGCGTCCCCCCTGTCCACGGTGCCCGAGGAGACCTCGGGACACGGGCTGCTCGCCGGCAAGAAGGTCGTGGTGACGGCGGCCGCCGGCACGGGGATCGGGTTCTCGGCCGCACGTCGCGCCGCGCTCGAGGGTGCCGACGTGCTGGTGTCGGACTTCCACGAGCGCCGCATGAACGAGGCCCGCGACACGCTCGCCGCCGAGTTCCCCGAGCAGCGGTTCGAGGCCATCACCTGCAACGTGCAGTCGACCTCGGACGTCGACGCGCTGATCTCCGGCGCCGCCGAAAAGCTCGGCCGCATCGACGTGCTGGTCAACAACGCCGGCTTCGGAGGCGAGGGTGAGCTGGTCGACATGACCGACGAGGACTGGGACCGGGTCCTGGACATCACGCTCAACGGCACGTTCCGCGCGACCCGCGCGGCGCTGCGGTACTTCCGCGACGTGCCCCACAACGGGGTGATCGTCAACAACGCCTCGGTGCTGGGGTGGCGCGCGCAGCGGGCGCAGGCGCACTACGCGGCGGCCAAGGCCGGCGTCATGGCGCTCACCCGGTGTTCCGCGATCGAGGGCGCCGACTTCGGCGTGCGCATCAACGCGATCGCGCCCTCCATCGCCCGCCACGCGTTCCTGGAGAAGTCGGCCTCCGCCGAGCTCCTCGACGAGCTCGCCGCCAAGGAGGCGTTCGGGCGGGCCGCCGACGTCTGGGAGGTGGCCGCGACCATAGCCATGCTCGCCAGCGACTACACCACCTACCTCACCGGGGAGGTCGTCTCCATCTCGTCCCAGCGGGCCTGA
- a CDS encoding SDR family NAD(P)-dependent oxidoreductase has protein sequence MSVPTDRSDSPGHPASPDQPEDSEGGQHVERGAGAVLITGASGGIGGAVARRLADEFPDAPLVLGYRSTEPVDLMAELSDTGDAAMGERIASGGRIASGGRAEARGRTVECVRLFPGRRNVDQDGAHDHHDDDEVAAIVDGIGSRYGGIAVLAHCAGPHVPMVHLSRTSPADLRAQLDADAAGFFAIAHPALPHLRAVGGNVVVVTTAATTRYPVRDGLSAVPKGAVEQLVRGLAAEEGRFGVRVNCVGPGMLIDGMAERLISSGDLDDRALEVTRGNIPLRRFGTADDVAEAVVFLASGRAGFISGQKLDVDGGYGV, from the coding sequence ATGAGCGTCCCCACCGACCGCTCCGACAGCCCCGGCCACCCCGCAAGCCCCGACCAACCCGAGGATTCCGAGGGGGGCCAGCACGTGGAGCGGGGGGCGGGCGCGGTCCTGATCACCGGTGCCTCGGGCGGCATCGGGGGCGCGGTGGCCCGGCGCCTCGCCGACGAGTTCCCCGACGCTCCCCTGGTGCTGGGCTACCGATCGACCGAACCGGTGGACCTGATGGCCGAGCTGTCCGACACCGGGGACGCCGCAATGGGAGAGCGCATCGCATCTGGTGGGCGCATCGCATCTGGTGGGCGCGCCGAAGCCCGTGGGCGCACCGTGGAGTGCGTCCGCCTGTTCCCGGGGCGGAGGAACGTCGACCAGGACGGCGCCCACGACCACCACGACGACGACGAGGTGGCCGCGATCGTCGACGGGATCGGCTCCCGGTACGGCGGGATCGCCGTCCTCGCCCATTGCGCCGGCCCGCACGTTCCCATGGTCCACCTGTCCCGGACCAGCCCGGCCGATCTCCGCGCCCAGCTGGACGCGGACGCCGCCGGATTCTTCGCCATCGCGCACCCGGCGCTGCCGCACCTGCGCGCGGTGGGCGGCAACGTCGTCGTCGTCACCACCGCCGCCACCACCCGCTATCCCGTCCGGGACGGCCTGTCCGCGGTCCCCAAGGGCGCTGTCGAGCAGCTGGTCCGGGGCCTGGCGGCGGAGGAGGGCCGTTTCGGCGTGCGCGTGAACTGCGTGGGCCCGGGGATGCTCATCGACGGGATGGCCGAACGCCTCATCTCCTCGGGCGACCTCGACGACCGCGCACTCGAGGTCACCCGCGGCAACATCCCCCTGCGACGGTTCGGCACCGCGGACGACGTCGCCGAGGCCGTGGTCTTCCTGGCCTCCGGCCGCGCCGGCTTCATCTCCGGCCAGAAGCTCGACGTGGACGGTGGCTACGGCGTCTGA
- a CDS encoding mycofactocin-coupled SDR family oxidoreductase — protein sequence MSTPVTPLEGKVALVTGAARAQGRAHAVRLASEGADVVVTDICAPVSESVSYPAPTPDDLAETVRLVEEAGGRSLSAVLDIRELGALQDLVTRTIATFGRLDIVVANAGVLNWGRLWELPEDDWDMVIGVNLSGTWRTIRAAVPAMISAGNGGSIIIVSSSAGLKATPGNGHYSASKAGLVALTNSLALEAGEFGIRVNSIHPYSVDTPMIDPDGMAEIFGRFPSYLHSFSPMPLKNVLADGVSTLADFMPPEEVADVVSFLAGDGSRSISGVQVPFDRGALRY from the coding sequence ATGAGCACACCCGTCACGCCCCTGGAGGGCAAGGTCGCACTGGTCACCGGCGCCGCCCGGGCACAGGGCCGGGCCCACGCCGTCCGTCTCGCCTCGGAGGGCGCGGACGTCGTGGTCACCGACATCTGCGCCCCCGTATCCGAGTCCGTCTCCTACCCGGCGCCGACACCGGACGATCTCGCCGAGACCGTTCGCCTGGTCGAGGAGGCCGGGGGCAGATCCCTCTCGGCCGTCCTCGACATCCGGGAACTGGGCGCGCTGCAGGACCTGGTCACCCGCACCATCGCCACCTTCGGCCGGCTGGACATCGTCGTCGCCAACGCCGGCGTCCTCAACTGGGGCCGGCTGTGGGAGCTGCCGGAGGACGACTGGGACATGGTCATCGGCGTCAACCTCAGCGGCACGTGGCGGACGATCCGCGCGGCGGTGCCGGCGATGATCTCCGCGGGCAACGGCGGGTCGATCATCATCGTCAGCTCGTCGGCGGGCCTCAAGGCCACGCCGGGCAACGGGCACTACTCGGCCTCCAAGGCCGGCCTGGTCGCGCTGACCAACTCACTCGCCCTCGAGGCGGGCGAGTTCGGCATCCGGGTCAACTCGATCCACCCGTACTCGGTGGACACGCCGATGATCGACCCCGACGGCATGGCGGAGATCTTCGGCCGGTTCCCGTCGTACCTGCACAGCTTCTCGCCGATGCCCCTCAAGAACGTCCTCGCGGACGGCGTCAGCACGCTGGCGGACTTCATGCCCCCCGAGGAGGTCGCCGACGTGGTGTCGTTCCTGGCCGGGGACGGTTCCCGCTCGATCTCGGGGGTCCAGGTCCCGTTCGACCGGGGCGCGCTCAGGTACTGA